In a genomic window of Lonchura striata isolate bLonStr1 chromosome 4, bLonStr1.mat, whole genome shotgun sequence:
- the NKX3-2 gene encoding homeobox protein Nkx-3.2, translated as MSVRGGNALTPFSIQAILNKKEERARHAAGRPPLPGAAGGWRLCGAAEDPPLPAPAARAPAPRTLAGWDSDSALSEDPEGERRSEEEGAGGSARPAEATGGGRPAEEEAQPSEAAERDTTGLSDSEMSAAVSDRSPPEEEDGVGKCGNLLPGEEEAAAAPKPRKKRSRAAFSHAQVFELERRFNHQRYLSGPERADLAASLKLTETQVKIWFQNRRYKTKRRQMAADLLAAAPAAKKVAVKVLVRDDQRQYHPGEVLRPPSLLSLQPSYYYPYYCLPGWALSTCAAAAGTQ; from the exons ATGTCCGTCCGCGGCGGCAACGCCCTGACGCCTTTTTCCATCCAAGCCATCCTCAACAAGAAGGAGGAGCGCGCCCGCCacgcggcggggcggccgccgctcccgggggCGGCCGGCGGCTGGCGGCTGTGCGGCGCCGCCGAGGAcccgccgctgcccgcgcccgccgcccgcgccccggccccgcggacGCTGGCGGGCTGGGACTCGGACTCCGCGCTCAGCGAGGACCCCGAGGGAGAGCGGCGCTCCGAGGAGGAGGGCGCCGGTGGCAGCGCCCGCCCCGCAGAAGCcacgggcggggggcggccggcggaggaggaggcgcagccCTCGGAGGCGGCGGAGCGGGACACCACCGGCCTCAGCGACAGCGAGATGTCGGCCGCCGTCTCAG ATCGCAGCCCTCCGGAGGAAGAGGACGGAGTGGGCAAGTGCGGGAATCtgctgccgggggaggaggaggcggcggcggctccgaaACCGCGGAAGAAGCGCTCTCGCGCAGCCTTTTCCCACGCGCAGGTCTTCGAGCTGGAGCGGCGCTTCAACCACCAGCGCTACTTGTCCGGACCCGAGCGGGCCGACCTGGCCGCCTCGCTGAAGCTCACCGAGACGCAGGTGAAGATCTGGTTTCAGAACCGGCGCTACAAGACCAAGCGGCGGCAGATGGCCGCCGACCTCCtggccgccgcccccgccgccaaGAAGGTGGCCGTCAAGGTGCTGGTGCGCGACGACCAGAGACAGTACCACCCTGGCGAGGTGCTGCGGCCGCCCTCGCTGCTCTCCCTCCAGCCATCCTACTACTACCCCTACTACTGCCTTCCCGGGTGGGCTTTGTCCACCTGCGCTGCAGCTGCCGGCACCCAGTGA